ACGGCCGCCGCCTACCAGGCCGTGGTCTGCGACCGCTCGGTGCTCGACAACTACGCCTACATGGTCCACGCCGTCGGCCGTCGCCCCGACCTCGAACCGCTGCTGCGCCACTGGCTGGGCACCTACACGCTGCTGGTGAGGGTGCCCGTGCTCGGGGCGCCCGCCTTCGACGGCACGCGCGACACGTCAGCCGGCTTTCAGATGGGCATCGACGCCCTGATCCAGGAGCTGCTCGCGGAACTGGACCAGCCGCGGCTCGAACTGGACCCGGACGACCGCGACGGCTGGATCGGGCAGGTCCTGGAGGCGGTCGGCCTGCCCCGGCACTCGCCCCAGCTCGACCTCTTCAACGGCCTCGGCCGGCACGGCTGAGACGCCGCCGCCGCCGTCCCCAACTTCCTGCGGCTCAAGACGATATCC
The DNA window shown above is from bacterium and carries:
- a CDS encoding ATP-binding protein is translated as MKIAFIGTHGVGKTTLCFELAACLKRLDIGVDVVKEVARHCPLPINRDTTSGAQEWILHTQIAWEIATAAAYQAVVCDRSVLDNYAYMVHAVGRRPDLEPLLRHWLGTYTLLVRVPVLGAPAFDGTRDTSAGFQMGIDALIQELLAELDQPRLELDPDDRDGWIGQVLEAVGLPRHSPQLDLFNGLGRHG